GACAAATCCGTCGATTCGGCCGCCTGTCTGCTCCCAGATTTCACGTCCGGTCGTCTCGTAATGGGTCTGGCGATTGGCCGGATTGTCGAACTGGTCGGCGTAGAAGGCGCCATTCGGCTCGCTGGCGTTCAGTTGCTCGGCCAGCCGACGCGAGAAGTGGATGAAATGATTGGGACTGGAGAAGGGCGCCGGATCCACCTCAACCAGGCGCGCGCCATGCATGCGCACCGCCTGTTTCTTTTCCTCCGTCTGGCTGCGCGGCATGACGATGAAGACGGGATGCCCCAGGGCGGCGCCGACGATGGCCAAGCCGATCCCGGTATTGCCTGCCGTTCCTTCGACGATAGCGCCCCCGGGCCTGAGCGCGCCTGAGGAGCGGGCCGCCGTGATCAAGCCGAGCGCCGTACGGTCCTTGACCGACTGGCCCGCATTGAGAAACTCCGCTTTGCCATAAACATCGCAACCCGTCGCCGCCGAGGCGGCACGGAGCCGGACCAGCGGCGTGTCCCCGATCAGGGATAGAATGTCGACGGCGGTACGCATCAGGAATCCATTTCTAAGGCTTCCCGACGTGTAGAAATACTTCTCGCCCTTGAGAACCCCTCACGACATTATCGGAATTATTGTCGCAGCTGAGAGAGATTTTCTCCAAGCTGTCCATTCCTGGAAATAAGGCCGCGCCCGGGGATAACAGACGCGGCCTCAAGTGCGAGAATGAGCGTCTCTTCACGCCCACGCCTTGTCCCTAACGCGAACTTTCCATCGGTTCTCGCCAGAACGGTTGAGTGCGGGGACAGCTTTTCTTCTCTCCCTCGACCCCGCACGGCGTTCGACCCAGGATGGCGCCTGGGCGTCGCGGGTCAGGGATGGGGCGGCGCCACCCCGTAGAGCTCCACCAGACACGCGATCACGGCGCCGGCGCCTGCGACCGAGCGACGCCCCGCGAAACTCGGCCCCGGCTGTTCGGTGGCGACGCCGGGCGCCAGCACGAGCCGAGGCAGGGTCTGGTTCTCCTCACCCGCCAGGGCCGCAACCGCGCGACGGGGGCGTTCGAAGCCGACCCTATGCACGGCGATCGTCGCCTCAAGATGCGGATAGGACCGCAGCACCCCCTCCAGCAAGGCGGAGTAGCGGTCAAAATAGACCGCGCCAGGAAAGGCCGGATCCTCGAACCCCGGCTTGAGCAAAAAGAGG
Above is a genomic segment from Candidatus Brevundimonas colombiensis containing:
- a CDS encoding cysteine synthase A yields the protein MRTAVDILSLIGDTPLVRLRAASAATGCDVYGKAEFLNAGQSVKDRTALGLITAARSSGALRPGGAIVEGTAGNTGIGLAIVGAALGHPVFIVMPRSQTEEKKQAVRMHGARLVEVDPAPFSSPNHFIHFSRRLAEQLNASEPNGAFYADQFDNPANRQTHYETTGREIWEQTGGRIDGFVCAAGTGGTLSGVSTYLRERNPGIAIGLADPPGAALHAWYTRGVLESEGRSVAEGIGVNRITGNLEGLEVDHAWRIEDGEALQILFDLARDEGLALGPSSGFNIAGALRMARVLGPGKTVVIVLCDPGQRYAGKIYNPAFLRTRGLAVPSWMEPA
- a CDS encoding DUF3088 family protein, which codes for MTDASPARADLFLLKPGFEDPAFPGAVYFDRYSALLEGVLRSYPHLEATIAVHRVGFERPRRAVAALAGEENQTLPRLVLAPGVATEQPGPSFAGRRSVAGAGAVIACLVELYGVAPPHP